AACGTCCCACTGTAGTCTCATTTAGCCTTTTTTAAGACACGTAAAAGCTTCAAAATTAACTTTAATGACGTATTTTATGTCGTAGAACAAAACGTGAAAACCTCCTTAAGCTCGTGTTAACCACAGACCTTATTTCAGGCATCTAAGAGACGAGGGAACCGGAGCTCGTTTCCGGGTTTTAGGACTCATTCCTATATCCATGCAAAGAAAATTTAATATTGAGGACaatgtttgtactttttgtttagctAACAACTGAAACAAATGAGCATCTCGTTTTCTCATGTGTTTATTCAAAGATAGTTTGGGATAGTTTCTGTATTTGGGCTTATCAAAATAACTCGGGTGTCCGATCTTTCGATTACAATGATGTTAAATTTGGCGTTGTACTGGAGGACAAATCAAAAGATTTAACAATTAATAGCATGATTGTTatggcaatttttttcattcacaaatgtaaatttggcaACACTAAACCttttatataatgtttttattcatgatatgTCATCTTTAAAAGAGTCTTTGAATTTTTGTAAATCTAAGAATGCACTTTGGCTATGTAATCATTTGGATGCTCTTTCTTTGAACCCTGTAACTCTGTAATTAtggctttctttgttcttggtttCCTTTTTGTTCAATTGTTCGACCTGCTCTActtgaaatattaaatgtttaataagcctgtatggtttttgaaataaatattaaagaggaagagaaaaaaaaaaggactctTTCCTGCAGCGCTCTGTAGCCACTataagctaatatcggccaATCAGCTCACCTGATTTATCAGTCTAGCTCTAGCTGTTACAGCAGCATATTAACGCCCATTGATTTTGAATGACATGTTCAACAATCGCACATGGGAGGCATGTTTGGTGTCCTTGTACTTTTGGCAGTCAGgtataaatctgtaaaaactgtcacaaaaacaacattagttGGAAGCTACTGTACGTTAGAATCAGCCTTTTTAACATAACCTGTAATGGGACGgcgtagtccctcattcgtccaggagtgttccatcgtagaaaaggtttcagtcgtcgtcatctggacactgttttcagaatcaagacgtttcggctcccatcctggaagtcattctcaattgtgaaaatggtctgagaacacagaaatttaagctactctgtgttgcttaagccccgccctcagggaggagtcttcctgagtgtctgctgtttaccctgcctagtttcacctgaaactgaccttgttttctggctgcacctccctcatcactgtacctgattagcatatgattggcttgcccatggtgttaatacactgtggtaaacggttggcaagttgaatctcagaccactctttaaacagaaatgttggtctgagattcaacttgcatTGATTCAACTCGTTCCAGGTTTCAGGAGAAGGTCTGAAGTTGACTCTGTACCAGTACAAGACCTGCCCGTTCTGCAGCAAGGTGCGAGCCTTTCTGGACTACCACGGGCTGCCGTATGAGATTGTGGAGGTAAACCCGGTGATGAGGCACGAGATCAAGTGGTCGGCCTACAGGAAAGTTCCCATCCTGATGGTGAATAATGAAGTGGTAAGACGGTCAAATCTCAAGATGAGAGCACTTCATTTAGGGTCTCTTCACCTCGCATATAggttacaaaatgaaataatttgcattttgtGGAGTATTATTTTACTAATGCTGGCACTTCCACCGCCAAGTAGCACACCTTTCTACCTTAAAACTGGAGTTTTAACTTTTCTCAACCACTTTAATTTGGAAATCAGAAATGCGAGACAACACCAGAGAGCTGCTTCAAgccttttccagtctgataaGAACACTTTGTCCTGATGCAATTCAGAAATTAAACTGgttattatttaatttccatAAATGTGCAGTTATTTTCAAAGAAACCCTccatgtctttttgtctttcctctcttttgttGCTCATCTGCAGCAACTGAATGACTCGTCTGTCATCATCAGCTCCCTCAAGACATATTTAATCAGCAAGTAAGTTGTGTAGCTTCCCTCCATGTGATGTCACTAATTATTCTAATTAACCTGCCTGGGCAATACACATCCAATGGCCTTCATGTTAAAATCAAATTCATTGTGTGGGGAGAACATGCAACACGGTCAGGTCGCACCAAAAGGAATTACAAAAACAcccatattttttcatttactctTGGTATCCAgccatgcaaatagttttggtttgattCGTTAAGGTTTTGAGATTTTGTGCCTCCACCCGAGCACAATGGTGGTGATTTAGTGcaatttagtttgtggtgctcaaagcgttgaaaaaattatgaaaacagtgtaaaagaattaaacagaaacgtgtcttttcttttttttttttttttttaaatgacccACGtattctggataatccacagacttcgGCGTTAACGGTAAAGCTGCagtgattagttgattaatcgattgacagaaaattaactggcaaccattttgataatcactaAAGCGTTTTTAGTAATtctttttaagcaaaaatgatctggttccagcttctcgaaTGTGAGAATTTTATACTTTTCTTCGTCATacatgacagtaaactgaatatctttgggctttggacctttggttggacaaaacaagcatccTTGTGTATTTATATGGTCATTTTCTGCCGCTACTTATTTAATTTGCCTTGTAATTTTAGATGTTATTGCTGCtgtggcttttattttgtgCCCTCCGGGGACAAAATAAAGTTGAAAGTTGAAAGATGAAAGctattaatcaagaaaataatcaagcAGATTCATTTATAGTAAAAATAATCGTGACTTTTCTAAAATTTCCcaggcaaataaaaccaaaactatctgcgtGGATAGATGGCACTAGaagtaagagagaaaataaactgtgtatttttataatttggGTGCACTGATCCTTTTAAATGTGAACCTTTTGTCATCCAGGGAGAAAAGCGTGTCTGAGATCCTTCGCTGCTACCCGGAGATGAAGTCGGTGAACGACAGAGGGAAGGAGGTGACGGAGTACAACAACAAGTACTGGGTGATGCTGAGCGAGGCCGAGACCGCCGCGATGTACCCCGAGAAGGGAATGCAGAAGTAAGTCCAGACctgctgctcacacacaaactacTGCCAGACGCTAGAGATAGAAATCATGGCCTGGAACCATCagcatacttttattttgaaaggttgCACTCTGTGGCTTTGCTTTCGTCCAGCGGCTGCTTAGCGCACTTGCTCCCTGGCTCGTGGTTTCTctttctcaaatgttaaacGTCGTCCAAACACGAGCAGCTGCGCGAGAACTAAATGACGACTGAGCGAattccatccactgatgaaggccacgagatgtggctgaaagctccagCAAGTCTGCATGATGGGAAATTTCCAGCACGTGGACTTATTGTGGACTCTAATTGTTTTAGAACTACATTCAGTATCTTTATAAAAAGTGATATCTGTCCCAAATTATTCAGTCTGACCCACATCCGGTCAGCCGACTTGGCAGCAGTGAACAGATTTTCTGTGTAAATGACATGAAAGTCTTATTGCTGCTATGATGTAAATTGTACTCAGCGTTTGTTTTGGCTTCCTGTTTTCAGAGAGGAGATGAAGTGGCGTCAGTGGGCCGACGATTGGCTTGTGCATCTTATATCTCCCAACGTGTACCGAACTACCGGCGAGGCCCTGGCCTCCTTCGACTACATCGTACGCGAGGGCAAGTTTGGTACTTACGAAGGTTTCTTTGCCAAATATGTCGGCGCTGCGGCCATGTTTCTCATCTCCAAAAGGCTGAAAAGTCGGTGAGTTAGACCTGAAGAAATATCTTACAATGAGTTTAGCTCCGCTTCATTTTCCAAGCAGGAGGAACTGCATCTGTTGCTTAAGGGGTCAGgactttgtatttttaacagACACAACCTGCAGGACGACGTCAGGCAGGATCTCTACAAGGCCGTCAACGACTGGGTGGCAGCCATCGGCAAGAAGAGGAAGTTCATGGGTGGGGATCGTCCCAACCTGGCAGACCTGGTGAGGGAACACACCCGTCTCGCTCTGCAGGTTTTACGTCCAGTGTACCCGGACCCGCACCTTGGTCCAGGGTGAAATATCTCTATTAGATGGGTTTCAGATGGGTCAGCCGCAGCTTTACTTTGAGTAAAAGCAACATAGAAGTCACTCGCGCGCTTCAgatgttctgtttttgtcttgctGCTTTGTTAGTTTTTCGTCCAGAAACTTCATTTCaacctgtattttatttatttatttttttttattctgagaATGACaagtacatttaaattaaacaaactcctataacacaagacaaacaaatgCTAAAAGCTAGCATGTTCTGCAAACATAATAAAAGGTTACCATATTAACTGtacaaatgttaacatgcttacaGAACGAGCCAAATTTATGCTAAACTTTGTtaataaatgaatggaaacaaGGAAACGAGTTAAGGTACTAGTCTGCATAACATGCTAACTGTCtgcattttaacatcaataGTCTAACGgatttttaaagggacagttcaccccaaaatcaaaaatacatatttttccatttacctgtagtgctgtactgtttatccatctgcattgttttggtgttttctttctaccgatactTCCTACATGAAACTCCTCTCAACAAATCTGCGGATTATCttcagtaaccgggtcatgactTCTGCAAAGAGAcgttgttgttgagtttttcaaatgtattttttttggctctttgagctccacaagccgagcgccatatagtcccattatatttaaaaaaataaaaataaaaaatgcagacatctttacggccgatatctccaaaactctgcaactcacaccaaaacaatccagatggataaactgctctacaggtgagaggaacaatatgtatttttgattttggggtgaactgtccctttaacacgTTAAGTAGGCATGCTAACACGTAAACGTCTAAGTGTTAGCATAACTGTGATCATAGTAAACGTGTATGTTAACATGCAAGCTTaaggcatgttagcatgctaacaacgTCGGTATAAAAAgtgttgattaatcaattcattattggtttataaaatgtgagaatataaaaaaatctttatattCGTCCTCAAATTGCTCATTACTGCATGCTAGCAGACAGAGGCTAAGATGTCCTATAATGGCCACCGTACAGTGAATAAACTTTATATTGTGGTGGTGGTAAGGATGTAAGAGCAaagttgtctgtttttttttcatccatctAACAATATTGTTGTCTTTGGGTCAACTTTTCCTCCGTCTGCAGGCGGTGTTTGGCATCCTCAGAGTGATGGAGGGCCTGCAGGCGTTTGACGACATGATGGAGAACACCAAGGTCAAACACTGGTACAGGCGCATGGAGAGAGCGTCGCTGAACCACGAGGGCCGCAACTGACGCCGAGGTGAGTCGAACCGGTGAACAAGACCACGGAACACCATCCGGCCTCAAAAACACTGAACAGCAAACCGCCAGAAAGACAGCGACCGGCATCAGGAAGCAAGAAGTTCCTGCTTTGATTGTGGGGAAGACGGTTGAACGGTCACTACTGCCCTGAATTATTTCCTGCTAGAGTTTAAAACCTGTTGATCTGTCTGAAGGAGTTAACTGCAGACATTTATGAAGATAaagagatcacacacacacacacacacacattaatatgcTGGCGCCATTT
This sequence is a window from Siniperca chuatsi isolate FFG_IHB_CAS linkage group LG5, ASM2008510v1, whole genome shotgun sequence. Protein-coding genes within it:
- the ptgesl gene encoding prostaglandin E synthase 2, with amino-acid sequence MWIWFIVPIVSRGPGASTQPGRLNSGRQHPLNSSLAVHSGTLCKTNMAAACARTLYKVGWNILEFPAARRPGTVSYLVGNVSAHGSKRAYGTGGTGVRSKLLSSLRGGGGGRGGGRVLGCAFLLGGGLGLYQTVKFSVQQHLAEAETKVSGEGLKLTLYQYKTCPFCSKVRAFLDYHGLPYEIVEVNPVMRHEIKWSAYRKVPILMVNNEVQLNDSSVIISSLKTYLISKEKSVSEILRCYPEMKSVNDRGKEVTEYNNKYWVMLSEAETAAMYPEKGMQKEEMKWRQWADDWLVHLISPNVYRTTGEALASFDYIVREGKFGTYEGFFAKYVGAAAMFLISKRLKSRHNLQDDVRQDLYKAVNDWVAAIGKKRKFMGGDRPNLADLAVFGILRVMEGLQAFDDMMENTKVKHWYRRMERASLNHEGRN